The Primulina tabacum isolate GXHZ01 chromosome 7, ASM2559414v2, whole genome shotgun sequence genome includes a window with the following:
- the LOC142551131 gene encoding uncharacterized protein LOC142551131 isoform X1, whose protein sequence is MMAAVQYTATSSRLRHSRRPTTTTFAISTSFPRQRALRRNYLRQKLLKTLRYPSIPIDSRPLQQVIEPVLKEIQELEDSENPKSGNHQIQEIEVVKEVGISEPTVGVPVDGSVGLLDKNLILKYGLWLAGAFVFQAVCAVWVFRSAGSGSRNGNLNGNREDSVLEAWENGQGKSRVKLISKANVNWQVGIGNGAVYVDEVEMESEIEEIRAMAREAREKERLKSENDGLDSEDDNDVDAGKIDRTGIDWEVYNRLIKLTKKLENERDRSPIALIGHSRREGERKDGVGEGELNEIEGNAALLFKKKYKFKDLSRNQGDKPKGFWGSDDHSIHEPKNSGETEGGLELLRSGNVGNNAVNLGGEEKHIDLADVDSKGNDSVHMVKEIKSTGNVEMTELSKSTRKKVEKEKGTTKKIKRSAVVKPKGTAVFAPEKSRKSRGEAVKSIESGAVEVVAVSDHLSDVSRGKEVSSNISAPKFGAKKRGSDSEFWWSDLPYVLGILMYTVNDDTGGRGLYTLKNSPSTEVSLSHIVAFEDSVDATNFCYILQCFFEDLEDFKADVVPLTVKELKDAVKSETMSAIVVKRGELQLYAGQPLADAEMGLRDMIEQG, encoded by the exons ATGATGGCGGCTGTGCAATACACGGCCACCTCTTCCCGCCTCCGCCACAGCCGCCGCCCCACCACCACAACATTCGCAATTTCCACTTCTTTCCCCAGACAGCGTGCCCTGAGAAGAAACTATCTCCGGCAGAAACTACTCAAAACCCTAAGATACCCTTCCATTCCCATCGACTCCCGCCCTCTACAGCAAGTAATAGAGCCCGTGcttaaggaaattcaagaactCGAAGACTCTGAAAATCCAAAATCTGGGAAtcatcaaattcaagaaatcgAAGTGGTCAAGGAGGTTGGGATTTCAGAGCCTACTGTTGGTGTTCCAGTTGATGGAAGTGTCGGTTTGTTAGATAAAAATCTTATCTTGAAGTATGGGTTGTGGTTGGCAGGGGCTTTTGTTTTTCAGGCTGTTTGTGCTGTTTGGGTATTTAGATCAGCTGGCTCTGGCAGCAGAAATGGGAATTTAAATGGAAATAGAGAAGATTCTGTTCTGGAAGCGTGGGAAAATGGACAGGGTAAATCAAGGGTGAAGCTTATTTCCAAAGCAAACGTGAATTGGCAAGTGGGTATTGGAAATGGAGCTGTTTATGTTGATGAAGTGGAAATGGAGAGCGAAATCGAGGAAATTCGAGCAATGGCGAGGGAGGCTAGAGAGAAAGAAAGGCTAAAGTCAGAGAATGATGGTCTTGATAGCGAGGATGATAATGATGTGGATGCTGGAAAAATTGATAGAACAGGGATTGATTGGGAGGTCTACAATCGATTGATAAAGTTGACAAAGAAACTCGAGAATGAACGTGACAGATCGCCAATTGCATTGATTGGGCACTCGAGGAGGGAGGGTGAGAGAAAAGATGGGGTTGGAGAAGGTGAGTTAAATGAGATAGAGGGCAATGCAGCATTGCTATTCAAGAAAAAGTATAAGTTTAAAGATTTGTCGAGGAATCAGGGTGATAAACCAAAGGGTTTTTGGGGTTCGGATGATCATTCTATTCATGAACCTAAGAACAGTGGAGAGACGGAGGGAGGGCTCGAGTTGTTGAGAAGTGGGAATGTTGGTAACAATGCAGTTAATTTAGGGGGTGAAGAAAAGCATATAGACCTGGCTGATGTTGATTCTAAGGGAAATGATTCAGTTCATATGGTGAAAGAAATTAAAAGTACAGGTAATGTGGAAATGACAGAACTCTCAAAGAGTACAAGGAAGAAGGTGGAAAAAGAAAAAGGGACGaccaaaaaaataaagagaTCTGCTGTTGTGAAACCTAAGGGGACGGCTG TGTTTGCACCcgagaaatcaagaaaatcaagAGGTGAAGCTGTGAAGTCAATAGAATCGGGAGCAGTGGAGGTTGTTGCAGTATCTGACCATCTGTCAGATGTATCAAGAGGCAAGGAAGTCTCTAGCAATATATCAGCACCGAAATTTGGTGCAAAGAAACGTGGAAGTGATTCTGAATTTTGGTGGTCCGATCTTCCATACGTTCTA GGTATTCTTATGTATACAGTCAACGATGATACGGGTGGAAGAGGACTTTATACCCTGAAGAACTCTCCCAGCACAGAGGTATCCTTGTCGCACATTGTTGCTTTCGAGGACAGTGTCGACGCAACCAATTTCTGTTACATTCTGCAATGTTTCTTCGAAGATCTGGAAGACTTCAAAGCTGATGTTGTTCCTTTAACAGTCAAA GAACTAAAGGATGCAGTAAAGTCAGAAACGATGAGTGCCATTGTGGTGAAACGAGGGGAGCTGCAGCTTTATGCAGGACAACCACTAGCCGACGCTGAGATGGGTTTACGTGATATGATAGAACAAGGttga
- the LOC142550555 gene encoding uncharacterized protein LOC142550555 — MECLRDLPAGSITTWDGLVEVFLNRYFPPTKITQLRNDITYFRQKDGESLNSAWARFKKMLRMCPRHGFSTGQQVETLYYGVDPSLRSMHDAASNGSPYRKTLVAALEIISSMTECNKNSTQVPVKPSQNNGPSMPPGFKKSESKSNLEDMLAKYIAGNEMRWQNHDAMMQMVETQLGQLANQFATRAPSSLPSDTEKNPKGVNAIIVATQLKKEDIDVDVEGADKEKVSSKNRGENVREKEALAQIPSYAKFLKEILSNKRKLVEFETVKLSEECYAILQNKLPLKLKNPGSFSIPCTIGSSFFSKALCDRGASIKLMPYSCFEKLGIGEIKPTTIFLQLADRSIKYPRVVVEDVLVKVDKFIFPVDFVVLDMVEDREIPLILGRPFLATGKAMIDVEKELLRDGMYALIMENLTMPPVKIIFPFPNVRKVSGTSFYCFLDGYSATFQRCIMAIFHDMIEEFIEIFMDYFSVFGSSFDACLINLSKVIEKCEESNLVLNWEKCHFMVREGIVLGHKISEHGIEVDKAKIEVIEKLPPPTNVKGV, encoded by the exons ATGGAGTGTCTCCGTGATTTACCAGCGGGTTCTATCACCACGTGGGATGGTTTGGTTGAGGTCTTTCTGAACAGGTATTTCCCACCAACTAAGATTACACAACTGCGAAATGATATCACATATTTTAGGCAGAAGGATGGGGAATCACTGAATTCAGCATGGGCGAGATTCAAAAAGATGTTGAGAATGTGTCCCAGACATGGGTTCTCAACAGGCCAACAAGTTGAGACTCTCTACTACGGGGTGGATCCATCATTGCGATCTATGCATGATGCAGCTTCCAATGGAAGCCCATATAGAAAAACACTAGTAGCAGCACTTGAAATCATATCAAGTATGACTGAATGTAAC AAAAATTCTACTCAAGTACCCGTTAAACCTTCACAAAATAACGGACCTTCTATGCCACCGGGTTTCAAAAAATCTGAGAGCAAGTCAAATCTTGAAGATATGCTTGCGAAGTACATAGCTGGAAATGAGATGAGATGGCAAAACCATGATGCAATGATGCAAATGGTGGAAACACAATTGGGGCAGTTGGCAAACCAGTTTGCTACACGAGCTCCAAGCTCATTACCTAGCGACACAGAAAAAAATCCCAAGGGTGTCAATGCCATCATAGTGGCTACGCAATTGAAGAAAGAGGATATTGATGTTGATGTTGAAGGAGCTGACAAAGAGAAAGTGTCATCTAAGAATAGGGGCGAGAATGTAAGAGAGAAAG AAGCTTTAGCTCAAATACCctcttatgcaaaatttttgaaagagaTTTTATCAAACAAGAGGAAACTAGTAGAATTTGAGACGGTTAAACTTTCAGAGGAATGTTATgcaattttacaaaataaattacCTCTGAAGCTTAAGAATCCAGGTAGCTTCTCTATTCCTTGTACTATTGGAAGTTCATTCTTTAGCAAGGCCTTGTGTGATCGTGGTGCAAGCATAAAATTAATGCCTTATTCATGCTTTGAGAAGCTAGGAATTGGTGAAATTAAACCAACTACAATTTTCCTACAATTAGCTGATAGATCTATTAAATACCCTAGGGTAGTGGTAGAAGATGTTTTAGTGAAGGTTGACAAGTTTATTTTCCCAGTAGACTTTGTTGTGTTGGATATGGTAGAGGATCGTGAGATTCCTCTTATTTTAGGTAGACCATTTTTAGCCACTGGAAAAGCTATGATAGATGTGGAAAAAG AATTGTTACGGGATGGCATGTATGCATTGATTATGGAAAACTTAACGATGCCACccgtaaagatcattttccccTTCCCAAATGTTAGAAAGGTTAGCGGGACATCTTTTTATTGTTTCTTGGATGGCTATTCAG CTACTTTCCAACGTTGTATTATGGCAATTTTCCATGACATGATTGAGGAGTTTATTGAGATATTCATGGATtatttttcagtttttggctcttcatttgatgCTTGCTTGATTAATTTGTCTAAGGTTATAGAAAAATGTGAAGAGTCAAATTTAGTCTTGAactgggaaaaatgtcattttatggtGAGAGAGGGAATTGTGTTGGGCCATAAAATTTCTGAACATGGGATTGAGGTAGATAAAGCCAAAATTGAAGTCATCGAAAAACTCCCACCCCCAACCAATGTTAAAGGAGTGTAG
- the LOC142551131 gene encoding uncharacterized protein LOC142551131 isoform X2, translated as MMAAVQYTATSSRLRHSRRPTTTTFAISTSFPRQRALRRNYLRQKLLKTLRYPSIPIDSRPLQQVIEPVLKEIQELEDSENPKSGNHQIQEIEVVKEVGISEPTVGVPVDGSVGLLDKNLILKYGLWLAGAFVFQAVCAVWVFRSAGSGSRNGNLNGNREDSVLEAWENGQGKSRVKLISKANVNWQVGIGNGAVYVDEVEMESEIEEIRAMAREAREKERLKSENDGLDSEDDNDVDAGKIDRTGIDWEVYNRLIKLTKKLENERDRSPIALIGHSRREGERKDGVGEGELNEIEGNAALLFKKKYKFKDLSRNQGDKPKGFWGSDDHSIHEPKNSGETEGGLELLRSGNVGNNAVNLGGEEKHIDLADVDSKGNDSVHMVKEIKSTGNVEMTELSKSTRKKVEKEKGTTKKIKRSAVVKPKGTAVFAPEKSRKSRGEAVKSIESGAVEVVAVSDHLSDVSRGKEVSSNISAPKFGAKKRGSDSEFWWSDLPYVLVCE; from the exons ATGATGGCGGCTGTGCAATACACGGCCACCTCTTCCCGCCTCCGCCACAGCCGCCGCCCCACCACCACAACATTCGCAATTTCCACTTCTTTCCCCAGACAGCGTGCCCTGAGAAGAAACTATCTCCGGCAGAAACTACTCAAAACCCTAAGATACCCTTCCATTCCCATCGACTCCCGCCCTCTACAGCAAGTAATAGAGCCCGTGcttaaggaaattcaagaactCGAAGACTCTGAAAATCCAAAATCTGGGAAtcatcaaattcaagaaatcgAAGTGGTCAAGGAGGTTGGGATTTCAGAGCCTACTGTTGGTGTTCCAGTTGATGGAAGTGTCGGTTTGTTAGATAAAAATCTTATCTTGAAGTATGGGTTGTGGTTGGCAGGGGCTTTTGTTTTTCAGGCTGTTTGTGCTGTTTGGGTATTTAGATCAGCTGGCTCTGGCAGCAGAAATGGGAATTTAAATGGAAATAGAGAAGATTCTGTTCTGGAAGCGTGGGAAAATGGACAGGGTAAATCAAGGGTGAAGCTTATTTCCAAAGCAAACGTGAATTGGCAAGTGGGTATTGGAAATGGAGCTGTTTATGTTGATGAAGTGGAAATGGAGAGCGAAATCGAGGAAATTCGAGCAATGGCGAGGGAGGCTAGAGAGAAAGAAAGGCTAAAGTCAGAGAATGATGGTCTTGATAGCGAGGATGATAATGATGTGGATGCTGGAAAAATTGATAGAACAGGGATTGATTGGGAGGTCTACAATCGATTGATAAAGTTGACAAAGAAACTCGAGAATGAACGTGACAGATCGCCAATTGCATTGATTGGGCACTCGAGGAGGGAGGGTGAGAGAAAAGATGGGGTTGGAGAAGGTGAGTTAAATGAGATAGAGGGCAATGCAGCATTGCTATTCAAGAAAAAGTATAAGTTTAAAGATTTGTCGAGGAATCAGGGTGATAAACCAAAGGGTTTTTGGGGTTCGGATGATCATTCTATTCATGAACCTAAGAACAGTGGAGAGACGGAGGGAGGGCTCGAGTTGTTGAGAAGTGGGAATGTTGGTAACAATGCAGTTAATTTAGGGGGTGAAGAAAAGCATATAGACCTGGCTGATGTTGATTCTAAGGGAAATGATTCAGTTCATATGGTGAAAGAAATTAAAAGTACAGGTAATGTGGAAATGACAGAACTCTCAAAGAGTACAAGGAAGAAGGTGGAAAAAGAAAAAGGGACGaccaaaaaaataaagagaTCTGCTGTTGTGAAACCTAAGGGGACGGCTG TGTTTGCACCcgagaaatcaagaaaatcaagAGGTGAAGCTGTGAAGTCAATAGAATCGGGAGCAGTGGAGGTTGTTGCAGTATCTGACCATCTGTCAGATGTATCAAGAGGCAAGGAAGTCTCTAGCAATATATCAGCACCGAAATTTGGTGCAAAGAAACGTGGAAGTGATTCTGAATTTTGGTGGTCCGATCTTCCATACGTTCTAGTATGTGAATAG